The following proteins come from a genomic window of Salvelinus fontinalis isolate EN_2023a unplaced genomic scaffold, ASM2944872v1 scaffold_0096, whole genome shotgun sequence:
- the mnx2a gene encoding motor neuron and pancreas homeobox 2a, translated as MAKSKNFGIDALLAHRVDRDSSPGLCSEDQQFSCRRSETQSQRRTTSGIHIQTGIMPKPGQLNFSHQGLTQLSQGAIPGMYPTHMYPVAVLGGQHTAFAYPSFAQPYPEHLKAAVMAGFPLEHWIRAGMMMPRLGDYSASSQASLMGKCRRPRTAFTSQQLLHLENQFKLNKYLSRPKRFEVATSLMLTETQVKIWFQNRRMKWKRSRKAKEQAIKGQGDSDCPQGGKQGSNTGSGDTRNSGTPDDEDEEDLEAGEEDDVLSADTVGAGVGLVSRPTHFLRHTATELSYSSHGSYSDNELEDSGPGLERRVVVGL; from the exons ATGGCAAAATCTAAGAACTTTGGAATCGACGCGCTGTTGGCGCACCGGGTGGACCGAGACAGCTCCCCGGGACTGTGTTCTGAGGACCAGCAATTCTCGTGCCGCCGGTCGGAGACCCAATCCCAGCGGAGGACCACCAGCGGTATCCACATTCAGACCGGAATTATGCCCAAACCGGGTCAATTGAATTTCTCTCACCAGGGACTGACTCAGCTGTCTCAGGGGGCCATCCCTGGAATGTATCCCACCCACATGTACCCCGTCGCGGTTCTGGGTGGCCAGCACACAGCCTTCGCCTATCCCAGTTTCGCCCAGCCGTACCCGGAGCACCTAAAGGCAGCAGTTATGGCTGGGTTCCCGCTAGAGCACTGGATCAGAGCTGGAATGATGATGCCAAGACTCGGTGACTATAGTG CCTCTTCTCAGGCTAGTCTGATGGGGAAGTGTCGTAGGCCCAGAACAGCCTTCACCAGCCAACAACTACTACACCTGGAGAACCAGTTCAAACTCAACAAATACCTGTCCAGACCTAAACGCTTTGAGGTGGCCACCTCTCTCATGCTCACAGAGACACAG GTGAAGATCTGGTTCCAGAACAGGCGTATGAAGTGGAAGCGGAGCCGCAAGGCCAAAGAGCAGGCAATCAAGGGCCAAGGTGACTCCGACTGCCCACAAGGGGGGAAGCAGGGCAGCAATACTGGGTCTGGAGACACCCGCAACTCTGGTACCCCGGACGATGAAGATGAGGAGGATCTGGAAGCAGGGGAAGAAGATGACGTGTTAAGTGCTGATACCGTAGGAGCTGGAGTGGGTTTAGTGTCTCGCCCTACACACTTCCTGAGGCACACTGCTACAGAGCTCAGCTATAGTTCTCATGGTTCCTACTCAGACAATGAACTAGAAGACAGTGGGCCTGGGCTGGAGAGAAGGGTTGTGGTGGGCTTATGA